The following are from one region of the Bacillus methanolicus MGA3 genome:
- the jag gene encoding RNA-binding cell elongation regulator Jag/EloR produces MKQVTATGLTVDEAVESALTQLNTTKDRVEITIIDQGKKGIFGIFGSRPAVVKAEIKIDPIEEAKEFLKNVAEKMGASINIEAIQEGKQVSFLLSGEKIALLIGKRGQTLNSLQYLTQLVINRHSDQYLTVLLDAEDYRTRRNETLVQLAERLAQKAIKTGRDVVLEPMPSFERKVIHTALANNDRVNTYSDGVEPHRYVVISPIK; encoded by the coding sequence GTGAAACAAGTAACTGCTACTGGACTAACTGTCGATGAAGCAGTGGAATCAGCTTTAACACAATTAAACACCACGAAAGACCGCGTAGAAATAACGATAATTGATCAAGGAAAAAAGGGGATATTCGGCATTTTTGGATCACGCCCAGCAGTTGTCAAAGCTGAAATAAAGATTGATCCGATAGAAGAGGCAAAGGAATTTCTAAAAAATGTAGCCGAGAAAATGGGAGCATCAATCAATATTGAAGCTATTCAAGAGGGAAAGCAGGTAAGTTTCCTTTTATCAGGGGAAAAAATTGCTCTTTTAATCGGAAAAAGAGGGCAAACACTTAATTCCCTTCAGTATTTAACACAATTAGTGATCAACCGTCATTCTGATCAATATTTAACAGTTCTCCTTGATGCCGAAGATTATCGAACAAGAAGAAATGAAACACTTGTTCAATTAGCGGAAAGGCTCGCACAAAAAGCTATTAAAACTGGCCGTGATGTTGTACTTGAACCAATGCCTTCATTCGAGCGCAAAGTAATTCATACAGCTTTAGCGAATAATGATCGCGTGAATACTTATTCTGATGGAGTAGAACCGCATCGATATGTCGTAATTTCACCAATAAAATAG